One window of Nymphaea colorata isolate Beijing-Zhang1983 chromosome 1, ASM883128v2, whole genome shotgun sequence genomic DNA carries:
- the LOC116245692 gene encoding ran-binding protein 1 homolog c-like, with protein sequence MAPTDPERNEPEEETAEAAGDDEDTGAVVQPIVKLEEVAVTTGEEDEEALFDVKAKLYRFDKEGNQWKERGVGSVKLLKHKETGKVRLVMRQSKTLKICANHLIFPTLSIQEHVGNDKSCVWHAPDFADGELKDELFCIRFGSVENCKKFMEMVQEIAESMGKKGVENKDAAATADLLDKLSVGGEKKEAESSSSTAQESESKPSEPAKEKEAVKEAQSED encoded by the exons ATGGCGCCCACGGATCCGGAGAGGAACGAGCCGGAGGAGGAGACCGCAGAGGCCGCCGGAGACGACGAGGACACCGGAGCAGTCGTGCAGCCGATCGTTAAGCTCGAGGAGGTCGCCGTCACCACCGGGGAGGAGGACGAAGAAGCTCTTTTCGATGT GAAGGCGAAGCTTTATCGGTTCGATAAAGAGGGAAATCAGTGGAAAGAGAGGGGCGTCGGTAGCGTGAAGCTCCTGAAGCACAAGGAAACTGGGAAGGTCCGGCTGGTTATGCGGCAGTCCAAGACACTAAAGATTTGCGCCAATCATCTCA TCTTTCCTACGCTATCTATCCAAGAGCACGTTGGTAACGACAAGTCCTGCGTGTGGCACGCACCAGACTTTGCTGATGGGGAGTTGAAGGACGAACTCTTCTGCATCCGTTTCGGAAGTGTGGAGA ACTGCAAGAAGTTCATGGAAATGGTTCAGGAAATCGCAGAATCCATGGGCAAGAAAGGAGTAGAGAACAAGGATGCTGCAGCTACTGCTGATCTTCTTGATAAGTTgtctgttggtggtgaaaagAAGGAAGCTGAATCTAGCAGCAGCACTGCACAAGAGAGTGAGAGCAAGCCATCTGAACCCGCCAAGGAAAAGGAAGCTGTTAAGGAGGCACAATCTGAGGACTAA